A genomic window from Thunnus maccoyii chromosome 2, fThuMac1.1, whole genome shotgun sequence includes:
- the micall2b gene encoding protein-methionine sulfoxide oxidase mical2b, whose translation MSAVKALQQWCRVRCEGYRDVSITNMTTSFRDGMAFCALIHKHRPDLINFDSLNKENVYENNKLAFKVAEEQLGIPALLDAEDMVALKIPDRLSILTYVSQYYNYFHGRSPIGGMGGIKRPADGPTDEPAGKKNEPVSAKVFPSSRPARENSPPRFSNITKPSHSPKQSRIATQDVLVEKSNQTGTLSNKCVSCNKHVHLVQRHLVDGKLYHRNCAKLLSPANTSAPLRDLPKNTPQPDFTKTNTTAPTTTPSRPAWMTEKPSTPPTFSSTFSTSSASRPASSILSPAKESPTASVSKPTAPRTTCNDTVTTTASINTRPTPAPRTSTTAAKTLQSKLKFFQSDNTSNNEESKTATKNVEINRGLNVTSKTQEATAGQAVTVVVNVPGVARKEMNVTLDKGERAKAAVVGVKVDLKQEDSESSKKKAAAAAIISKKVTEENNNSKPAWTTVALKKTDKPSQVETPKRETEGVRGRVKLKVDRSILDDLQPAPDTPNRSGLRARSPDRGGSKPSTLSPNTSASENESPGDWRSKLKPIGKETKPTGSSQSSAKPWANGAGKSQTSELPVGPSSSSSHLPSFSITVTPPASKVLLNGQTEAAANGSKSESKVSKKQDYIPKEDIIKELQEIEDNLNELEKRGVELEMKLRSSEEDGEDDSLMDELMVEWFNLIRNKQVAMRRESELVYIGKTQDLEEQQPSVEQELRRLMDKPEHLKTSWDRKREEQLMAKLMEIVNDRNAIVEGLDEDRLREEEEDEQLNKMMMNFNLKKDKPKKKSPMSKLFGGWGNKKEG comes from the exons AAATTTTGATTCCCTGAATAAGGAAAATGTCTATGAGAACAACAAACTG GCGTTCAAGGTTGCAGAAGAGCAGTTGGGAATTCCTGCTCTGTTGGATGCGGAAGACATGGTGGCTCTCAAGATTCCTGACCGCCTCAGTATCCTGACATACGTCTCTCAGTACTACAACTACTTCCACGGACGCTCCCCGA TCGGCGGTATGGGAGGTATAAAGCGGCCTGCCGACGGCCCCACAGATGAACCGGCTGGGAAGAAGAACGAGCCGGTGTCCGCTAAGGTGTTCCCCTCGTCGAGGCCTGCTAGAGAGAACAGCCCTCCTCGCTTCTCTAACATCACAAAACCCTCCCACTCCccaaaacaaagcagaattGCCACGCAG GACGTGCTGGTTGAGAAATCCAATCAGACAGGCACTCTGAGTAATAAGTGTGTGTCCTGTAACAAGCACGTTCACTTGGTGCAGCGACATCTGGTGGACGGGAAGCTCTATCACAGGAACTGTGCAAA GTTATTGTCACCTGCAAACACAAGTGCACCTCTCCGAGATTTACCCAAAAACACTCCTCAACCAGACTTCACCAAAACCAACACTACCGCTCCCACCACTACACCCTCCAGACCTGCATGGATGACGGAGAAACCCAGCACTCCTCCCACCTTCTCCAGCACTTTTTCCACCTCGTCTGCTTCCCGGCCTGCTTCAAGTATCCTCTCACCTGCTAAAGAGAGTCCGACGGCTTCGGTCTCCAAACCCACAGCGCCACGGACGACCTGCAACGACACCGTCACTACAACCGCCTCTATCAACACCAGGCCCACCCCTGCGCCTCGAACCTCAACCACGGCGGCGAAGACACTGCAGTCCAAGCTCAAATTCTTCCAATCAGACAACACATCTAACAATGAAGAAAGCAAGACTGCGACCAAGAACGTGGAAATAAACAGAGGTTTAAATGTGACTAGTAAGACCCAGGAAGCCACAGCAGGTCAAGCTGTGACTGTGGTTGTAAATGTTCCTGGTGTTGCCAGAAAGGAAATGAATGTGACTTTGGATAAAGGTGAAAGAGCCAAAGCAGCTGTTGTGGGCGTAAAGGTGGATTTGAAACAGGAAGACAGCGAGAGTAGTAAGAAGAAAGCAGCAGCGGCAGCCATCATCTCTAAGAAAGTGACCGAGGAGAACAACAACAGTAAACCAGCGTGGACGACTGTAGCGCTGAAGAAAACCGACAA ACCTTCTCAAGTCGAGACCCctaagagggagacagaaggTGTCAGAGGGAGGGTGAAGCTGAAAGTGGACCGGTCGATCCTCGATGACCTGCAGCCTGCGCCAGACACCCCGAACAGGAGCGGACTCAGAGCCAGATCTCCAGACAGAGGAGGCTCAAAGCCCAGCACCCTGTCACCCAACACATCAG CATCAGAAAACGAGTCTCCTGGTGACTGGAGGTCCAAACTCAAACCTATTGGCAAAGAAACAAA ACCTACTGGTTCTTCACAGTCCTCTGCTAAACCATGGGCTAACGGAGCTGGAAAGTCTCAGACTTCAGAGCTTCCTGTCGggccttcttcctcctcctctcatcttccCAGCTTTAGCATCACCGTCACTCCACCTGCATCGAAGG TCTTACTGAACGGTCAGACGGAGGCGGCCGCTAACGGCAGCAAGTCAGAGTCAAAGGTCTCCAAG AAGCAAGACTACATTCCCAAAGAAGACATCATAAAGGAGCTTCAGGAGATTGAGGATAATTTGAATGAGTTGGAGAAGAGAGGAGTCGAGCTGGAGATGAAGCTCCGCAGCAGCGAAGAAG acGGTGAAGATGACTCTCTCATGGATGAGCTCATGGTTGAGTGGTTCAACTTGATCAGGAACAAGCAGGTGGCCATGCGCCGGGAGTCTGAACTGGTCTACAT aGGAAAAACCCAGGACCTGGAGGAGCAGCAGCCCAGTGTCGAGCAGGAGCTCAGGAGACTGATGGACAAACCAG aacatttgaaaacatcctGGGACCggaagagagaggagcagtTGATGGCCAAGCTGATGGAGATCGTCAATGACAGAAACGCTATCGTAGAGGGTCTGGATGAGGACAGACTCAG ggaggaagaggaggacgagcAGCTAAAcaagatgatgatgaatttCA actTGAAGAAAGACAAGCCGAAGAAAAAGTCTCCGATGTCCAAACTGTTCGGCGGCTGGGGGAACAAGAAGGAGGGATGA